The sequence below is a genomic window from Uranotaenia lowii strain MFRU-FL chromosome 2, ASM2978415v1, whole genome shotgun sequence.
GGTGAATATCCGGAACCAGCTCTGCTGAGGGAGCTGAACCGTTCTTCTCGATCTTCGACGTACAGGCCTTCCTTGCCCATGGCCGCCAGTTGGCGACCCTTGGGCATGAACATCACTAAGAACACTGTCGAGGCCGTGGCCACGAGTCCAAACGCTAGACAGGCGTCCCGATGTCGATCGGCTACGGCCAGACCGCACAGAGTCCAACCTAGCCAAATGGGTATGATTCCACCGACTGCCAGTCCGATGTAGGTGGCTTCGCGATAGTTATCCCGGATACCCCGCGATTTGATGGCTAGGATAGCGACAAATATTATAAGGAACACTACGTAGATTAGGGATAGCAGGAGTTCTGAGAAAGTTGTGTGGCACAAAGGAATTGTGGGATTCACATGGGTGAGTTCTCCGGCTGAAAGCACTAGGTGGTAACGACTCGATATAGCTGTTCCACTCCCCATGATCGGTACTTGATCTACACTGGGTGGAGATGTTAGAAGCCATTGTGCTCCAACGGCTACTTGGATGAGTACAGCAAATAGGAGGAGGAGCCCTTGATAGGGAGCTGGTAGATAAACTCCTCCGTTGAGACTGATCAAAAATACACACTTCACTAGTAGTGAGGCAAACACTAAGGCAAAGGCAACACCAGCGCCGAAACGCATTGTAGCACACGATAGTACGGTAGGGTTCACTGTAAGAACTGCTGCCAAACCTGAACAGGCAAACAGTCCTAAGAGTAGCATTTGACCCAGGAACAGATGTCGGCGGCTTGGCGATGTTCGCCACGCTTTGCACAGAACAAATATCTCGAATGCAGCCATCATGATCATCGACAGAGATGCCAGTACCAGGACCGGTACAACCCAAGGTTCCTTTCGTAATCCACTTGGATAGCTAGTGGAAACAATTGTCGGAGGAGTCACGTTTAACTTATGCACCGGAGGATTACGAGCAGCTAACACCACTCCTCCAGGACGCACTGTTGTTGATCGCGCACTTATCGGAGAAGCTGTCGATGGCACTACAAAGAATTCGGTCGACATTTCCAAGCGATGAGCTTGCGCTGAAGACGCATTGTAACCACCACTAACATTCTGAAGCAGTGCCAAACTGTTGTCACTTTCATCCAACAACAGCGAATGTTGCTCAATGCTGCCCGTAGCACTTCTTCCCTGCACATCCCCGTAATCTTcatcaacatctttcacctcaTCTATCCCTCGTTCAGTGGCGGGTTGATCTGTTTTATCATCTGCCATCGTATAGAACTCATCACTATCTTCCAGTAGATTTTTCGATTCACTAGTCACAAATACATCACTTCGTTTAATATCATTGAAACCGTTTGGCAACGACGTATGAAATTCTCCCTGATTCCCGGATCCAGCTGGACCCGCCAATCGGCCAGCATTTCGATAGCTCACTCCAGCCGAATGTTCCGGCCTTATTCCCACACCTCCCGGTTGTCTACGGAACTTGATTCCCCCACTGCTGCCGCCAGCCACTGATCCAGGCACACTCGCGACGTCCTCCACGGCGGCGTGAGGCCTATTCCGGGGTGCCAGACGATCCCCGAATTTCGGCAAATTCAACAACTCCCGATAGTTTCTGCTTTCGTCCGCGTTCAGATCGTCGAGCTCATCACTTGCGCCAGAACACCGATTCACTAAGCTCGCTAAGCTGAGCGTAACGATCGTTACCGCCAGCATCAGCGCCGACCCTCTCGGACGACGAGCCATATCTGACTGACAGAGCCCAAAACCGAACCACGGCCAAAGAGGCCCCGATCGCGAAAACACCGCGACCCAACTCCAAAATTCGCTCCTTCGCTCACTCCCAACTTTTACGCTCTCTCCGATTAAGCAGCGCAACCCAACAAACCGAATGCATTTTTTCGCGAACTGCAGCAGCACAGTTTTTAGTGAATCTCCGATGCGCACGCGAGGTTGAAATTCCGATCTCGATCGAGCTTTTGGAACCGGTACCTACTCTGAAGAAATTTCTTCGTTCTTGTCCATCGCCACTCGCCAGCCAGCGCCACAGAGAAAGACTGCGAGAGCGAGCGCGTGGAGTTCAAGTTCGCGATCATTTAGCCGCCTGTCTCTCTCAACAAATGCGGCGAAATTTCCAACTCTCTTTTTCCAACTCCGTCTAGAGGAAAAGTTCTCTGTTTTGATTTCTCTTGCCCGCCTCTGGCGGGAGGCGCGATCGTTCGTTCGTTCTTGTCTGGGTTGGGGGTGGCAAAAAAGCGGCTGTTGCGTAGCGATAGCGAGGTCTGGTTTAAAGGGACAAGAACTTCACCCCCAACTCAACGCAATCGGTTGGGCTACGTGTGGTTCAAAGTcaaccgtgttttttttttctccgcaaCTGTCTCTCGAGTGCTGACGCTGTGACTCAACAGGGTGCTCTACATAATGATAGAGTGCTAAGGAGGCGTGCTGCAGTGCAGCGCAGCAGAGTTCGTTCGTGCGGTAATAATAATCGTAAGTATGTATGTAGGTACGAATGTCGGGGTTGTCACAATTAGGTACCTACGATTTGCAGTCGAAGTGGCTTGAAAATCTCCAACCGAGGCGGGAGGGTGTTTAACTGTTTAACGGTGTCTCCTCTAGCACTCTTCTGGGAGAATGCAACAACTAGGCTGTAAAATCGAATCCAACCGTGTTCGTCAATCTTCGACAAGGGTGCGTAGGATGACGTAATAAAGTCGGGTTGAGTCACAGGCTTCAAATAGTGGTTGTTCTTACGTAAAGGGCTCTCTCATTTCGGATTGATGGATAAAGCCTGGAAACTATTAGGATCATTCTAACATAAAATGATCATAAAATGTGCTGTAACTAAGACagctaaaaaaactttttttaacataGTAAAAGGCTGATAACTCATTGGAAAGAATGCACAATGTTAAAGTTCAAAGATCattcgaaaacttttttttgagaaaCCAGAACAAGAGTTTACAACTCTATAAACATACaaagaaaataagaatttaCTATCCTAAATTTAAATGCagtgattaaaaaaagaaacgaaattTATACACAGAAGTTAAATTCGCACTATTAAGTACGAAACCAAAAGAATGGTTTAGTaagattcattttttaatctttcttttttaattttaggcatttcggcgagttatgCAATTCAAAGTAGAATTataagaatgaaaaacaccCGTGCGAAGGATACGTCCGGAGAGGAAGGGAGGGGAGGAGGGTTTCGAACTTTGAATATTGCTCGAAATAATGATAattccaaaaatacacaattaaTGAGAAAATGAGTTTTAACATCATTTTCTTACTCTCATGATTATCAAACAAActcggaaaataataaattttactttttggaaattttgagcggctttatcactaatcactaatcactaatcatacttccatagccagaacttatgtctgagtcccaaagaataacaaatgtgttattattcttcttgtctttgttcatgtttttaattattgtatcattaaaatgatcaaaaatacaaaatggttgggcctaccatggagcagagaacttagagacatccggaacacaggaacaggaagaaacgttgaccaccagtaccatacgtttcaaatgggcagagTATGTactatcgttggaagcatgctaagaaaaatgctccttgatggaGAAACCCTgcactcagaaatgaataaaatataaaaattatttctttttatgtATTCTGTAATTACCaggccaatatttttttcagtcctTTAAAAATAGGTATCgggttattattttttaatactttggaAATATTTCTGCTTGAGAAATCATTCTGTGCATAAAATTTAGAGTGCGAAACATTTCAACCTgtcattttggttttctttttctttcttttgttgATGGATcgatggcattttgttttgatcgtcgcgaatgttttgattttaaaacatgtaTGACGCATCCACAATGGACTCGGAAAATTGGTGACCGCTTAAACAATATGACCGTCAACTGGAACGGAAAACCAGTGTCGATGCACGGCCGACCTCACATGGTCAGTTTTTCAGTACATAGAACAAAAGTAAATCCGGTGGAAACTTGGATACCTCGTGCACATGCAATTCGATCAAACGGATCTCTGAAGTGAAGGAATTATAACCTGTTGAGAATCATAAGAGTGCCGCAAGTCCCAACCGGGTGCTGCATGTTAAGGTGGGTGAGCGTATTTTCAAACGTAAAATTATATTCATGTATTCATGGGAACGAAAAATCCGtatttaaataatatattttcacgaaacttcaaccataaaaaattaagaaaaaaaacttaagaactATTTACTTATTTCCAGATACATCAACAACAAATTTGGACGTCTTTCGAGGACATGTGGAGAACCTGATGGTTCAATTCTTCCACAATAAATTAATACTAATGCGGATGTCGTGGACCTCCCTATGGTCAGTTTTATGGTAATCATCACTAACAAGTGTACTCAATGCGCAAATTAAACAATTCTTTCAATTTCAGGAACGCTATTACCGCATGCATGATTcgttttcaacgaaaaaaataaatagtgatTATGTCGACAATTTCGAAATatctgaaagaaaaattttatattcatattgtatgtgatttaaaaatgtttaaaataaacttgaaaattctcaaatatttgaaaaatgcataACAATTCTCTTACCAATGAAATAATCCTGAAAAATAACCACCGATTTAAATTCCATTTAATTCACCACCACCAGATGTCACTGTCGTAGAtatttctcaatgcataaattttaataaccgAGATATTTCTCGATGAGAAATATTTCAGTTATTACACGGCGAGAAATAATTCTGGAAGTGGGCACGGTAAAGCttgaaaatacatgaaaaataataaatttatatttttttcatttctgagtgtgcGTTACCTAGAGTAATTTGGGCAATCACTTGGGTCATTCTGaggggctggaaatgatttattttgtacacagaaatcacaaaatctaagtattttgaagaatttgctgtaataaataaaataacttaaGAAATCTAAGcttattttgtatttcttgAACTGTTTgagatttcagtgtacaatcatttctggtcatcgaccaaggataaagcgccttaaCTCGctcttggaaagaaaaaaaaaacaaaaaaacatcaaatgaaCACAAAACCTTACGAGTCATGTTCAtaactcgaaaggtttttgaacGACTTTGACCTAGATTCATAAACAATTGACTTATTACATTCCCTTAAACATATATTGAATATTGTAAAGATTAATGGgtataaaatattatgaaaaaaagcaaaaaagaaacAGGAATTATACTTAGCTTTAATTTCTCCTGCTCATGATGATGATCACATTTCCTCAGGTAGATTTCAGCAACCCAGTTggttgcccttccctcaaaaaaattgaaaagatcgcAGCGGTcacaaaatttaacagtttGATCACAAGTTGTCAGtggcaaaaaatatttatcttttttttcgcaaaatctACTGAATGAGTTTCTAACTCAGATACCgaaaaatttacattcaaaatgttattgCAAATATCTAATTCATTTTAGAACATTTCAGAGCTCACATGCGTAACAAAATTCTTCTGCATTCTCCTTCAATTAATACTCTTCCCCCCTCACAAAaccttttttcactttaatttatGGCTCGTTACGAAAAGTATGGCTGATAgatgtaaaatttttcttgtttcgccattaaacttaaaactctttttttgttcACAATAAATGTATTAACTTGCACACAGTTGGCTGAGAGCAGCCGAGCGGTACAGTTCATTTCAAGTGGTGCGGATCTCGTCGCGTCGGTGCTGTCTTTAAGTGTCTTGTGAAATATGGTTGAAACGTGAGAAAGCAGCTCGATCTTCGCATTTATCAAGTGCTTCCGATTAGTTGGGGTAGGAGTTTGAATTGTTCTTCAATAAGATAAATATAAGTGGTgatttgaattagaaaaaatggCGGTGCACTTTCGCCGTCGGGCTTAATTTACAGAAAGTGGTGTGTGTGTGATATGAATCCTCGCGGAGCGGTGTTCAAAGTTTGTTCACGCATACActtatttttttacgaaaacgGGGGAAAGAAAGAAGTGCGATGTTTTTGCGATGATTGAGCGCTTATTCTTCGTGCCAAGTGGTAAGTGCTCTGCAAAAACAGTCCTTAACTTGAATGTGTTGGTGTGTACAAAGTCAAATACGGCGGTGACTGTACATAAGCCCATTCTGGTCGAATGATGACTGTGAGCTGCGAAATTACTGTTGATCAGAACTCCAATGAGCCCGGTGAGAATGTTCCATTTATCATAcattattgctattttttatttatcatgaaccacaatttttagcatttctatcatttaaaatttctaatattttcatTCACTGTCTGTTTTTTGGTAATTAATTTTCTTATCAACGAATTCAAAAGAAAAGACAATAAATTATTTAGCATGATTTTAACATTTCTTGCTGGATGGGATTAGATTTGTTGGTAAATTTTGAAGAGGCTTCACCTTTCTGAACTTTCTGTTTCAATGTTTTTTCATGGatcagattgaaaaaaaatatttcaatgcgaACAGTTCGTTGTTTGCAGTTCGTATAATTGAATTGATGCTCGATTGTAATTCTATATTGTTCTATAAATCTACCAACAAATGTGATTATCACGAGGTGAGaggtaagaaatatttttcctcTTCGAATATTCAAGCGTTTGATTCTGATTTTCCTATAattgtatgtttattttgatcagTTCGAATCGTTTGCATGCACAGCCTGCTTAGAAACCAAAATTACATATGATTgtattttgtttagaaattctAATTATAACTATGGCTATACAGTTTCATACAGTGTACACCacaaaagtttgtttcattcaattaaattaaaaaaaaaaaaaaacaatttaataatcaacttcatttctaattttttattgtgcGGTTCTAATTTCCTCTGTTTTTgtatttgttgatttattttaactttttcgattttatgactttttaacattttttctatcGCATTTAACAATAATTTATTGTATCATTCAACATGCATTTTATATTGTTGAATTAGTTTAACTGCTTCTATCTTTCAAATTGTAGTCTTGAATTTACTTCTTTTATTCatcttttattctttttttgatcgaaaaattaaatagtAAATTAATTCAGTGATCAAATGGTTTTGTTCATAGCATGGTGCTGCGAAATTTGTTAAGATTATTGCTTTTTACATAGAAtattacattattttattttataggtCATTGTTTATATATGTGATTGTTTCTTGTTTATGATATTGtgttattttattgttaattaaatttttatttatcaatattaTTAGATCTTCATCAATATTACATTTCATTTTTCTACACGTTAAATTAATTGcatttcatgtttattttattaCTATATGCCATATTACTTATACATTTagcagagggaatgcatctggggataacccaaaGAGATttttgcaagcggcacgggtagccggccattgtaggtttcagagggttggatgccttccttcgacgaaccatcggaccgtggaagccctagaagaaattcgaaggccaagccacacagccataggcaggaccttgctaccgatgggggaaccatacatacatacatacatacatacaataaaTGTATTAACTTGCATAACTTGCATGTTAGTAATAACAATTTGCACATGGAGCAAAACATAGGATCGACCGATTCCTTTGGTACCTCACGAACGGCTCCTCCTGATTCACCCGCGCATGTAGCTCAAAAACACTGTAATTGAACATTTTCCACATTCTCTGGCTGTATTTGTTTAGAAATTCCtcgaaaatatagtttttttttcaaaatattttagtaaaatttttaacaggACGAAAAAACACGTGCTGACATGGAAATTTTGAGCGGCATAATCGGTGAGTAATTAAGATTTGAAATGATAGACGGGTAGACCATTGGAAGAAAGTTACTGAGGTGTTAAAAAGAGCGAGGAGCATTTttgaatagaagcttgaccgCATACTAAAATGTTTGTCCCTCACCAATCAACTGTATCGAAGAAGCATTGGAGTTTAGAGAagcattaaaatttagaattaaaagtGCTACATCgaaaaatttttctaacttttcgaatattagcttagcttagcttagcttgattgactactcacatccacctttaatcattgagtCCGAAATGCTTAATCACCATTTTCACTCGTTTAAATTAACCAACGCAagtttgagttattttaaaatgttttcaatttgggaaatatcattataaaaaaaataaaaacatttcgaattccacgatctcaggcgtggctcagtagaacgagttctacatcaccaatggttgctactccgtgattgaccgaggccatcagttttgttcagaggtcaaatgaatggaacctgggattggaaacacattcacaatgctcaaacctgatgctctctctttgaacatcaataacggcgccggccacgtcctagtagtcaatggatagattggaaaaggtaGGAAAGGATGAAATATCAATTTtctgctttaggaccgaggtcacctctgcatcctagcaaaacaattttggtttggagGTTTGGGTTAAAGGATTTGatcgggagacacttttgactagtgtgatcaaAACTAATGTCACTACACTactgaaacctaaaaaaaaaatctgcctttattttgaagtatttagaaagaaattttttttcatctaaaatcAGAACCTTCATGGATTAGATAAACTAGTTGAAAGTGTGTTTAACCAATCACAAATGTTACTAAACCTTActcttttgattgaaaaattacaaacgcttaaaaatgtattaaattgattgatttggttacttttgaaTTGGTTTactattaaattataaaaagatcaagtaatttcaacaattttagcaaaaaaaaaaaaggttgatgcAAATATATAGAgtttatttgtaaaattgttTGCATAGGCGGTTGCTTTTTGTGAGATAACGCTAGCGcataaaagttattattttttcctgatttaaaaaaaacaacgtatAATGGAAGGAAttagtcaattttttattttatcatgtaTTTTGGAAATCTCATCAATCCTTACCTAAATATAGGAAAGACAAAAGAcgcatatttttcttttttatctcaatGCGAAAGGGTGTTCTAATAAACACCTTTGATCGTAAAATAACATAATaagtaaaataatataataaaaatgcaGACTATAAATATAAAGAATTATATAATTTCTCAAATGATGTTTAATGATTCTAGACTAAATTTTCTTATGTATCTTAATACGTTTTTATGTATTTGTTCAgtcttatgaaaaaaatctttccaattgatggaaaaatcatcaataaactTGTTGAATACACATTATGTGAACGTGGGACTGAAGGagtatataaaatttattttaaaaattagatcCTATAGAACTTTTTTGTCGACTAGCATAAAAGTTTCTAAAACttgcattttgaaatgtttccggATTTCCGAACGAAATATTTCCTGCCTGCAAATATTTACAATGTCAAAACCtctaaaattcatgttttttttaaattattataataCATCATTTGAGAATTATGAATAATAACAAATAATGCATAAATTTGCAATGGACTTAGCTTTTGAACGTCCTTGGATTAACGGAGAAGCTTGACTTCAGTCTTTTTGAGTTGGTCCGGGAGGCGTAGCACTAGACCCCTTTACCGCAGCTTCTAGAAAACTTATTCCTCCGAATCGAACGCCGAAAATCCACTTTCTTCTATTAAACACTACGAAAAATTGGACCACTATTAAGCTTTGTAAACGTTAAAACCGGATTTTGGCTAGAATATCctgttttttctaaattttctgaagcaagaaatcaaagaaaaaaacgcGGCCGCTCCCGGGCACAGCTTACTGAGACCTCCTTTTCTAACTTTtcgaatattaatttaaaaaccatgattatgtataataaaaataaatgagttaaaaaaattatatgtttataaattttttttcgcagactTTAATGTTTAAAACTTTAAGCCTTGGTGATATATCTATTCTCAAACTTTTTTAACCaattaaaactattgaaaaacacatttttttataaattatccagtCGTGGTCAATAGAGTAATTTCTgtccacattttttttctctaggaATTCATAGTCCATTTAGTAGAGTGATAATTGATAACTCAGGCAGGGCAACAGCATTTGGatgcaggcccgtgcgaaggacccgccTAAGGGGCGGGAGGGGGGAGGGTGGGGGggtcgaaattcaaattcagccgaacataataacaataccaaaaatacacaagaaataagtaaattgatttctaaactcTTTTCTTACTTAAAATTATcacacaagttaaaaaaaaaacaataaattctactaaaaaaattatcaccattttcaaagcaaatcaaaatgaatgtttcaaaccAATGCTActtccggtaagtcattgataaatcattcaaaataattttccttattctgaactacaaatttgcttgaaaataaattttaagcagtctacttttcaaatttgaaatcaatatttctgaaaCACCAGTCACCAGAAAAAGAATGCAAATCAAGATTTTGAATAAAGCTTTGGACATAAGAATTATTACACAGAtatagaatacataaaatataacacctgatttgaaaaaaatctaaattttcgaaaaaaaggtcagttcatgttaaaaatgtaggggagagtggggtatcgtgggccatggggaaacgtgggccacttttaatatctcagatgtgtgttgagataaaaatctcaaaccaactgtcatcgtcgtcgctttgcgtgagcatatattgcTATACATTGTtcactgaaatacgcatcatatgcttcttttatttatcaagctaaaaaaagttagaaaaatttacttacataattaaaaaaacgcccgctaatttcatcgatggggagtgcataacaaaaatttgctcatacgcttatgctcttagttttgtcatgatctttcacgtggaaaaggaatttttgatgaaacatcaataagtcacacaaacgcaactaatttgcaaatcatagcttgtggggaatcgtggaccacacatcttgaatcacctatatttttatgtttttatacacattcagaacttaaaatacgttttacctataggcaaagttttcttatgccaaatgaagagttatgaaaaatatttggtccatcctatataagaaattttgccaaagcgtTCACGatccaggttttggaatctatgcgatcatacacacacgcagcgaaaagattttttatttcaaaggaaagtgccacgaaaacaaaggattttttcctttgattttgggataaataaaaaatactttgattcaaatacattttcctttgtttcaaagaaatacGTTTTTTGACATGAATCattttctttgattcaaaagacgacattcttcgaaacaaagtcgtttttcgtttcatttcatggcattttctttcactttgaagtcgttttgattttaatttgaaaggaTTCTTTCTTTGATTCCATTAGCGTGGTCCTAAAAACTCTAGTACTTCCAgatttcttacgtaagaaaattaaaacaaattcttgatctttttcattttattggaCTATGTATGTTAAAATGTTTTACATTTCAATTATCTTCGCTTATATCACTGTTTGAATGTTAAAATTCATTGACCATTCGTTATGATGAATGGTTTCAGCGCCAGACCTTGAGTCTCCTTTGACCTGATCGGAACCAATGGCAAAGGCTTGGCCGGAGCACCGGGACTTCCAGTGCTTTCACCTCTTCAAATTGGTTGccctaaaaaaattgttacgttgacggtttaattgaaatttaattgatattGAAAGACCTACCTGGAGTCCACTATCATTTGTCCCCTCGAAGCTGTCGAAAGTTCCCAACGCCGGATCGTCCCATCATAGCCTTCCGGTGGTGTGTGACGGTTCATAGGTGGTTTGGTTCTGGCGggttttttctcatgtttgttCCACCGCCGTCGTGGAGGATAGGCCACCTTTCACCAAACAAAATCCAATCCATTTGTGTTGACCGTGGCAGCGGCAGCTGACCACTCACTTCAAAAGAccgattttaaaacactttgccacaaaacatcatttttgtaccCAATTTAAAACGAATGAGAAAAGGAATAAGAATAAGTCGagtcgaaaaaaatattctttgaattaaaattaaatattttgattcaaagatttgggacattgttttaaataaaaataaattcggtTCAATATATAATttacttgaatcaaaataaattggttTTGTTTTAATGTTCACAAGGTTTTcgaatcaaagatgtattttttttatctcaatggtactacttttcgctgcgtgcagctctctttttttatttcatcatctgaaattgcttttaaataacgaaatgagttaggaaatcacagttttgggtcaactcataaactttgcatgtgatttggtcaatttggatttggtggcccacgattccccaccatttttcaaaatccaaaaaatattgctttttttcaaacagtcagaatatGGGGagaataacttattaaaaattaaaaaaaaatatcttatgataccttgaaaatgtagaaaaccataccattttttattttcatttcatcttttataataaagaagttatggaacaacgaaaaaagtggcccatgattccccactctcccataccataataaaaagttgttaaaaaaaagtataatgattgttatttattattcatcctatttcacatttcttttctccattttcaatggaaagattgataaaaaaaatccactgtaGTATcttgaat
It includes:
- the LOC129743336 gene encoding uncharacterized protein LOC129743336, with the translated sequence MARRPRGSALMLAVTIVTLSLASLVNRCSGASDELDDLNADESRNYRELLNLPKFGDRLAPRNRPHAAVEDVASVPGSVAGGSSGGIKFRRQPGGVGIRPEHSAGVSYRNAGRLAGPAGSGNQGEFHTSLPNGFNDIKRSDVFVTSESKNLLEDSDEFYTMADDKTDQPATERGIDEVKDVDEDYGDVQGRSATGSIEQHSLLLDESDNSLALLQNVSGGYNASSAQAHRLEMSTEFFVVPSTASPISARSTTVRPGGVVLAARNPPVHKLNVTPPTIVSTSYPSGLRKEPWVVPVLVLASLSMIMMAAFEIFVLCKAWRTSPSRRHLFLGQMLLLGLFACSGLAAVLTVNPTVLSCATMRFGAGVAFALVFASLLVKCVFLISLNGGVYLPAPYQGLLLLFAVLIQVAVGAQWLLTSPPSVDQVPIMGSGTAISSRYHLVLSAGELTHVNPTIPLCHTTFSELLLSLIYVVFLIIFVAILAIKSRGIRDNYREATYIGLAVGGIIPIWLGWTLCGLAVADRHRDACLAFGLVATASTVFLVMFMPKGRQLAAMGKEGLYVEDREERFSSLSRAGSGYSPSFFHFKPIKYGVMGTSPTLQTNTNGTVVGTTTTSKHQAVATLGGVWDPLGCL